One region of Anaeromyxobacter paludicola genomic DNA includes:
- a CDS encoding PD-(D/E)XK nuclease family protein: MAELTNDFSWSKSRHEKFQECRRAYYYAYYGAWGGWEAPAGSEVRELYVLKQLSSRWQWAGSLVHEALKQLLRRAQVTGQYLPADDLVARTRQRARALWSVSREKSYWRDRKPVGALVEHEYGDPVTGEEWKRLFEEVVEGSLRGFYASPAFAEIKETPRSQWLTVDELDSFQFEGTKIWVAIDFGYRGNDGLVHVLDWKTGRERGVDQTQVGIYTLYAQGKWKLAPGEVVGGLVYLGQGGETTDVRADPEALAGCEQKMRDSIAGMRALLDDAPRNRASLGRFPQAEDPAACRRCPFRRPCGRL; this comes from the coding sequence ATGGCAGAGCTCACCAACGACTTCAGCTGGTCAAAGTCCCGGCACGAGAAGTTCCAGGAGTGCCGGCGCGCCTATTACTACGCCTACTACGGCGCCTGGGGCGGGTGGGAGGCGCCGGCCGGCTCGGAGGTGCGCGAGCTCTACGTGCTGAAGCAGCTCAGCTCGCGCTGGCAGTGGGCCGGCTCGCTCGTGCACGAGGCCCTGAAGCAGCTGCTCCGGCGCGCCCAGGTGACCGGCCAGTACCTGCCGGCCGACGACCTCGTGGCCCGCACGCGGCAGCGCGCCCGCGCCCTCTGGTCGGTGTCGCGCGAGAAGAGCTACTGGCGCGACCGGAAGCCGGTGGGCGCGCTCGTGGAGCACGAGTACGGCGACCCGGTCACCGGCGAGGAGTGGAAGCGGCTCTTCGAGGAGGTGGTGGAGGGGTCGCTCCGCGGCTTCTACGCCAGCCCCGCCTTCGCCGAGATCAAGGAGACGCCGCGGAGCCAGTGGCTCACGGTGGACGAGCTCGACAGCTTCCAGTTCGAGGGCACGAAGATCTGGGTGGCCATCGACTTCGGCTACCGCGGCAACGACGGCCTGGTGCACGTGCTCGACTGGAAGACCGGCCGCGAGCGCGGCGTCGATCAGACGCAGGTCGGCATCTACACCCTCTACGCCCAGGGCAAGTGGAAGCTCGCGCCGGGCGAGGTGGTGGGCGGCCTCGTCTACCTCGGGCAGGGCGGGGAGACCACCGACGTGCGGGCCGACCCGGAGGCGCTCGCCGGCTGCGAGCAGAAGATGCGCGACAGCATCGCCGGCATGCGGGCGCTCCTCGACGACGCCCCCCGCAACCGCGCCAGCCTCGGCCGCTTCCCCCAGGCCGAGGACCCCGCCGCCTGCCGCCGCTGCCCCTTCCGGCGGCCGTGCGGGAGGCTGTAG
- a CDS encoding M16 family metallopeptidase, producing MRAPSRHLFLPLALAAACATAPARPPESAAGQPAAGQPLGLSIAPPDRAAVPPKGPTPVLKVPPQQHFTLSNGLKVRLVEYHRLPIVSLDLALDAGAVHDPAGQPGLASFTASMLTEGTATRSATQISDDLGFIGASVSAGAGFDQASVSGSALVRHLDKLLEIFSDVALHPAFPQGDFARVQDARLVSLLQQRDQPGVVAAKAFGRLFWNGHPYGHWIAGTEASTRAVTREALARFHASHYVPNAAELVVVGDVTRAELEPRLEKAFGAWKPGAAPPAPEVKVPQRPLRTLLVDKPDAPQTLVMFGTPGLDRKSDDYYAAEVAFQILGGGSASRLFRELREKQGYTYGIYAREEARKFGGTSYVAGNVKADVTGAALKGLLEEIRRMRETAVSEAELKDARNALALSLPADFATAGGIAGKLAEEVVYGLPDDYWDRYVERVNQVSAADVQAAMRRYLDPEQLTLVLVGTAAEVRPQLQGLPLGPVTVEPMATAAQGGGSGPVVDDEDDDG from the coding sequence ATGCGCGCGCCGTCCCGTCACCTGTTCCTCCCCCTGGCCCTCGCCGCCGCCTGCGCCACCGCGCCGGCGCGCCCGCCCGAGAGCGCCGCCGGCCAGCCCGCCGCCGGCCAGCCGCTCGGCCTCTCCATCGCGCCGCCCGACCGGGCCGCCGTCCCGCCCAAGGGGCCGACGCCGGTCCTGAAGGTGCCGCCGCAGCAGCACTTCACGCTCTCCAACGGCCTCAAGGTGCGGCTGGTCGAGTACCACCGCCTGCCGATCGTCTCGCTCGACCTGGCGCTCGACGCCGGGGCGGTGCACGACCCGGCCGGGCAGCCGGGGCTCGCCAGCTTCACCGCCTCGATGCTGACCGAGGGCACCGCCACCCGCAGCGCCACCCAGATCTCCGACGACCTCGGCTTCATCGGGGCGAGCGTCTCGGCGGGCGCCGGCTTCGACCAGGCCTCGGTGTCGGGCAGCGCGCTCGTCCGCCACCTCGACAAGCTCCTCGAGATCTTCTCCGACGTGGCGCTCCACCCGGCCTTCCCGCAGGGCGACTTCGCCCGCGTGCAGGACGCGCGGCTCGTCTCGCTCCTGCAGCAGCGCGACCAGCCGGGCGTGGTGGCGGCGAAGGCCTTCGGCCGGCTCTTCTGGAACGGCCACCCGTACGGCCACTGGATCGCCGGGACCGAGGCCTCCACCCGCGCGGTGACGCGCGAGGCGCTGGCCCGCTTCCACGCCAGCCACTACGTCCCGAACGCGGCCGAGCTGGTGGTGGTGGGCGACGTCACGCGCGCCGAGCTCGAGCCCCGCCTCGAGAAGGCGTTCGGCGCCTGGAAGCCGGGCGCGGCGCCGCCGGCCCCCGAGGTCAAGGTCCCGCAGCGCCCGCTGCGCACGCTCCTCGTGGACAAGCCCGACGCGCCGCAGACGCTGGTGATGTTCGGCACGCCCGGCCTCGACCGGAAGAGCGACGACTACTACGCCGCCGAGGTGGCCTTCCAGATCCTCGGCGGCGGCTCGGCCTCGCGCCTCTTCCGCGAGCTGCGCGAGAAGCAGGGCTACACCTACGGCATCTACGCCCGCGAGGAGGCGCGCAAGTTCGGGGGCACGAGCTACGTCGCCGGCAACGTGAAGGCCGACGTGACCGGCGCGGCGCTCAAGGGGCTGCTCGAGGAGATCCGCCGGATGCGCGAGACCGCGGTGTCCGAGGCGGAGCTCAAGGACGCGCGCAACGCGCTCGCGCTCTCGCTGCCGGCCGACTTCGCCACCGCCGGCGGCATCGCCGGCAAGCTCGCCGAGGAGGTGGTGTACGGCCTCCCCGACGACTACTGGGATCGCTACGTCGAGCGGGTGAACCAGGTGTCGGCCGCCGACGTGCAGGCGGCGATGCGCAGGTACCTCGACCCGGAGCAGCTGACGCTGGTGCTGGTGGGCACCGCCGCCGAGGTGCGGCCGCAGCTCCAGGGGCTGCCGCTCGGCCCCGTCACCGTGGAGCCCATGGCCACCGCCGCGCAGGGCGGCGGCTCCGGGCCGGTGGTGGACGACGAGGACGACGACGGGTAG
- a CDS encoding DUF5916 domain-containing protein: MRPLALALWVTLPHLAMAQEAALRPSGRLEAVRREGPIRLDGRLDDAAWRAAVPYASFVQLFPDQGRPPSRRTEVRVLYDDDDLWVGIRCSDPDAPRLARPLGRRDAPPYSDSVAVTIDSARDRRTGYQFAITVAGVQSDGLFYDDDSFTGDWDAVWEGAASVDAEGWSAELRIPLGALRFDAAQAQTWGFGVRREIARTHEVDGSVLIARNARGYVSRLGRLTGLEGLRPRADVELAPYLATRLTLRPQYADLSRPRPRLLDPEADVGLDLRATLGRGLVLNGALNPDFGQVEADQVVLNLSNYETFFPEKRPFFLQGTDVFQPVGTSGPDRIPQQLFYSRRVGIDAPILGAAKVTGQLSREVRVGLLEALVTGPGQPEGYDESRPDRGLGWSPSRPLHFGPADARPLVAPAARNFLVGALRWQASRLASVGATATSVLPLAPACTAAEAALDLPGRPARCDARAGHAAALDFDLRSASAEWAAFGQLDGSVSEGGPPALLLRDGTALRAGDAGAGGYVTAGKLGGEPWRFSLHYDHATPRLDLNAAGYQRTQNEQLLRGTLSYVRPTGGGAFHGWELHAAASAAFTTDGRRLDRGNGLSLGGSVQLRSYVGLWCDAGLDDPRWDVREIAQAGVPYRRPMSLWLQCGGSSDPAAIVAVDGGGGAGLTLPAGPLASTSYYGASVNVTWRPTSRLETRLGVTAERNRYRARFVEDAVGGLYTFGDLDSPDVSVTLREQLVLTPRLTLQLYAQVFTDYGRYGPFYQARSADHGAIRPEDLRPVAAGALATDPDYRDTTLNVNLVLRWEWRLGSTFYAVYSRSQTELPTPGGVRVSTTLGPRGLAIGPTTDVFLLKLAYWWRQ, encoded by the coding sequence ATGCGCCCGCTCGCGCTCGCACTCTGGGTGACCCTCCCGCACCTCGCCATGGCGCAGGAGGCGGCGCTCCGGCCGTCGGGGCGCCTCGAGGCGGTGCGACGGGAGGGGCCGATCCGGCTCGACGGGCGGCTCGACGACGCGGCCTGGCGCGCGGCCGTGCCCTACGCGAGCTTCGTCCAGCTCTTCCCCGATCAGGGCCGCCCGCCGTCGCGCCGGACGGAGGTGCGGGTGCTCTACGACGACGACGACCTCTGGGTGGGGATCCGCTGCTCCGACCCGGACGCGCCCCGGCTCGCGCGGCCGCTCGGCCGGCGCGACGCGCCCCCGTACTCGGACAGCGTCGCGGTCACGATCGACTCGGCCCGCGACCGGCGCACCGGCTACCAGTTCGCGATCACGGTGGCCGGGGTCCAGTCGGACGGCCTCTTCTACGACGACGACAGCTTCACCGGCGACTGGGACGCGGTCTGGGAGGGGGCGGCGTCGGTGGACGCGGAGGGCTGGAGCGCGGAGCTGCGCATCCCCCTCGGCGCGCTCCGGTTCGACGCGGCGCAGGCGCAGACCTGGGGCTTCGGCGTCCGGCGCGAGATCGCGCGGACGCACGAGGTGGACGGCTCGGTCCTCATCGCCAGGAACGCGCGCGGCTACGTGTCGCGCCTGGGCCGGCTCACCGGGCTCGAGGGCCTGCGCCCGCGCGCCGACGTCGAGCTCGCGCCCTACCTCGCGACCCGGCTGACGCTCCGGCCGCAGTACGCCGACCTCTCGCGCCCCCGGCCGCGGCTCCTCGACCCCGAGGCCGACGTCGGGCTCGACCTGCGGGCGACGCTCGGGCGCGGGCTCGTCCTGAACGGCGCGCTCAACCCCGACTTCGGGCAGGTGGAGGCGGACCAGGTGGTGCTGAACCTCTCCAACTACGAGACCTTCTTCCCGGAGAAGCGCCCCTTCTTCCTGCAGGGGACGGACGTGTTCCAGCCGGTCGGCACGAGCGGGCCGGACCGGATCCCGCAGCAGCTCTTCTACTCGCGCCGCGTCGGGATCGACGCGCCCATCCTCGGCGCCGCCAAGGTCACCGGGCAGCTCTCGCGCGAGGTGCGGGTGGGGCTCCTCGAGGCGCTCGTCACCGGGCCGGGCCAGCCCGAGGGGTACGACGAGTCGCGCCCGGACCGCGGCCTCGGCTGGAGCCCCTCGCGCCCGCTCCACTTCGGGCCGGCCGACGCCCGGCCGCTGGTGGCCCCCGCGGCGCGGAACTTCCTCGTGGGCGCGCTGCGCTGGCAGGCCTCGCGGCTCGCGAGCGTGGGGGCCACGGCCACCTCCGTGCTCCCGCTCGCGCCGGCCTGCACCGCCGCGGAGGCCGCGCTCGACCTCCCCGGGCGCCCGGCCCGCTGCGACGCGCGCGCCGGGCACGCCGCCGCGCTCGACTTCGACCTCCGCTCCGCCAGCGCGGAGTGGGCCGCCTTCGGGCAGCTCGACGGGTCGGTGTCGGAGGGCGGCCCGCCGGCGCTCCTGCTGCGCGACGGCACCGCGCTCCGGGCCGGCGACGCGGGCGCCGGCGGCTACGTCACGGCGGGGAAGCTCGGCGGCGAGCCCTGGCGCTTCTCGCTCCACTACGACCACGCCACGCCGCGGCTCGACCTCAACGCCGCCGGCTACCAGCGCACCCAGAACGAGCAGCTCCTGCGCGGGACGCTCTCGTACGTGCGCCCGACCGGCGGGGGCGCCTTCCACGGCTGGGAGCTGCACGCCGCCGCGAGCGCGGCCTTCACCACCGACGGCCGCCGCCTGGACCGCGGTAACGGCCTCTCGCTGGGCGGCTCGGTGCAGCTCCGCAGCTACGTCGGGCTCTGGTGCGACGCGGGGCTCGACGACCCGCGCTGGGACGTGCGGGAGATCGCGCAGGCGGGCGTGCCCTACCGGCGGCCCATGTCGCTCTGGCTCCAGTGCGGCGGCTCGAGCGACCCGGCCGCGATCGTCGCGGTGGACGGCGGCGGCGGGGCCGGCCTGACGCTGCCGGCCGGACCGCTCGCGAGCACGAGCTACTACGGCGCCTCGGTGAACGTCACCTGGCGGCCCACCTCGCGGCTCGAGACGCGGCTCGGCGTCACCGCGGAGCGCAACCGCTACCGGGCCCGCTTCGTGGAGGACGCGGTCGGCGGCCTCTACACCTTCGGCGACCTCGACTCGCCCGACGTCTCGGTGACCCTGCGGGAGCAGCTCGTGCTCACGCCGCGGCTCACGCTGCAGCTCTACGCGCAGGTCTTCACCGACTACGGGCGGTACGGGCCGTTCTACCAGGCCCGCTCGGCGGACCACGGCGCGATACGCCCCGAGGACCTCCGCCCGGTCGCCGCCGGCGCGCTCGCGACCGACCCCGACTACCGCGACACCACCCTCAACGTGAACCTGGTCCTCCGCTGGGAGTGGCGGCTCGGATCCACCTTCTACGCCGTCTACAGCCGCTCCCAGACCGAGCTGCCCACCCCCGGCGGCGTCCGGGTGAGCACCACCCTCGGCCCCCGCGGCCTCGCCATCGGGCCCACCACCGACGTGTTCCTGCTCAAGCTGGCGTACTGGTGGCGGCAGTGA
- a CDS encoding M16 family metallopeptidase encodes MTSPLVLLLGAALAATAPAASPPAAPSAPTPEIPFTTFKLSNGLNVILSEDHTAPVVGVDVLYDVGSKDERPGRTGFAHLFEHLMFQGSAHVEKGEGDRLIEAAGGSSNGGTRQDSTQYWEQVPKNALEQMLYLESDRMGFLLPTLDQAKLDNQRDVVRNERRQNYEMRPYGLAMKSLLENLWDPQFPYHWEPIGEHADLAAATLDDVKEFFQRYYGPNDATLAIAGDFDPRLARAMIEKWFGDIPAGPRVARTYPTPKPLTGEKRVTLQDNVQLPKLYIAWQSPRLFAEGDAALDLLGQVLADGKSARLVKRMVMDERIAQSVMAGQQSQTLAGTFMLVATPKPGQSLERLEQEIDEEIAKVAREAPTQGELDRARNKTESEAIFALEPVGGFSGRAAVLNSYWLHTGDPGYFGKDLARYRKLTPEDLRAAAATYLRKDARVVLTVTPKAKAPEAKPAPAKKPGPKGQTQSQKKKGSK; translated from the coding sequence ATGACGAGCCCCCTGGTCCTGCTCCTCGGCGCCGCTCTCGCGGCGACCGCGCCGGCCGCCTCGCCGCCGGCCGCGCCCTCCGCGCCCACCCCCGAGATCCCCTTCACCACCTTCAAGCTCTCCAACGGGCTGAACGTGATCCTCTCCGAGGACCACACCGCGCCGGTGGTGGGGGTGGACGTGCTGTACGACGTCGGCTCCAAGGACGAGAGGCCCGGCCGCACCGGCTTCGCGCACCTCTTCGAGCACCTCATGTTCCAGGGCTCGGCCCACGTCGAGAAGGGCGAGGGCGACCGGCTCATCGAGGCCGCCGGCGGCTCCTCCAACGGCGGCACGCGCCAGGACTCGACGCAGTACTGGGAGCAGGTCCCGAAGAACGCGCTCGAGCAGATGCTCTACCTCGAGTCGGACCGGATGGGCTTCCTCCTGCCCACGCTCGACCAGGCCAAGCTCGACAACCAGCGCGACGTGGTCCGCAACGAGCGCCGGCAGAACTACGAGATGCGGCCCTACGGCCTCGCGATGAAGTCGCTGCTCGAGAACCTGTGGGACCCGCAGTTCCCGTACCACTGGGAGCCGATCGGCGAGCACGCCGACCTCGCCGCCGCCACGCTCGACGACGTGAAGGAGTTCTTCCAGCGCTACTACGGCCCGAACGACGCCACCCTCGCCATCGCCGGCGACTTCGACCCGCGCCTCGCGCGCGCGATGATCGAGAAGTGGTTCGGCGACATCCCCGCCGGCCCCAGGGTGGCGCGCACCTACCCCACGCCGAAGCCGCTCACCGGCGAGAAGCGGGTGACCCTCCAGGACAACGTGCAGCTCCCGAAGCTCTACATCGCCTGGCAGTCGCCCAGGCTCTTCGCGGAGGGGGACGCGGCGCTCGACCTGCTCGGCCAGGTGCTCGCCGACGGCAAGAGCGCGCGGCTCGTGAAGCGGATGGTGATGGACGAGCGGATCGCGCAGTCGGTGATGGCCGGGCAGCAGAGCCAGACCCTCGCCGGCACCTTCATGCTGGTGGCGACCCCCAAGCCGGGCCAGAGCCTGGAGCGGCTCGAGCAGGAGATCGACGAGGAGATCGCCAAGGTGGCGCGCGAGGCGCCCACCCAGGGCGAGCTCGACCGGGCCCGCAACAAGACCGAGTCGGAGGCGATCTTCGCGCTCGAGCCGGTGGGCGGCTTCTCCGGCCGCGCCGCCGTGCTCAACAGCTACTGGCTCCACACCGGCGACCCCGGCTACTTCGGGAAGGACCTCGCCCGGTACCGCAAGCTCACCCCCGAGGACCTGCGCGCCGCCGCGGCGACGTACCTGCGCAAGGACGCGCGGGTGGTGCTCACGGTGACGCCGAAGGCGAAGGCGCCCGAGGCGAAGCCGGCGCCGGCGAAGAAGCCCGGCCCGAAGGGCCAGACCCAGTCCCAGAAGAAGAAGGGGAGCAAGTAG